One segment of Psychromonas sp. psych-6C06 DNA contains the following:
- the nagZ gene encoding beta-N-acetylhexosaminidase, producing the protein MRPVILDVLGYELTAQEKEVLAHPLVAGVILFTRNYHDIEQLKHLVQQIRRYANREIVIAVDHEGGRVQRFKEGFTTLPAAGDLIAYNKIDQAKRLAYASGWVMSAELIACDIDFSFAPVLDINRVSDVIGTRAFSSTPAEVIELATAYINGMQAAGMATTGKHFPGHGSVKADSHIALPVDIRSKNEIFEFDIKPFQMIIEKVGLSAVMPSHVVYEQCDDQPAGFSEYWLQKVLRQQIGFEGVIISDDLSMHGASFVGNHVTRAHSALNAGCDLILACNDSDAAISILDALPIEKVQDSRAILKMQHRTMGDYSALDKNKIWLENSHILQQFAERL; encoded by the coding sequence ATGAGACCTGTGATATTAGATGTGCTGGGTTACGAACTTACGGCACAGGAAAAAGAAGTACTTGCCCATCCATTAGTTGCTGGTGTAATTTTGTTTACACGTAATTATCACGATATTGAACAATTGAAACATCTCGTACAGCAAATTCGTCGATATGCTAATCGGGAAATTGTAATCGCGGTGGATCATGAAGGTGGGCGTGTTCAGCGCTTTAAAGAAGGCTTTACTACATTACCTGCCGCTGGAGATTTAATTGCCTACAATAAAATTGATCAAGCAAAACGATTAGCCTACGCCAGTGGCTGGGTAATGTCAGCAGAGCTAATTGCCTGTGATATTGATTTTAGCTTCGCTCCGGTATTAGATATCAATAGGGTATCTGATGTTATTGGTACAAGGGCATTTTCTTCAACGCCAGCAGAGGTAATTGAGCTAGCAACGGCTTATATTAATGGAATGCAAGCAGCAGGAATGGCCACCACTGGTAAACATTTTCCTGGTCATGGTAGTGTGAAAGCTGATTCACATATCGCATTACCAGTTGATATTCGAAGTAAAAATGAAATTTTCGAGTTTGATATTAAACCTTTTCAAATGATTATCGAAAAGGTTGGTTTAAGCGCTGTTATGCCTTCTCACGTGGTTTATGAACAATGTGATGATCAGCCGGCTGGTTTCTCGGAATATTGGTTACAAAAAGTATTACGGCAGCAAATTGGTTTTGAGGGCGTTATTATTAGTGATGATCTTTCAATGCATGGTGCAAGCTTCGTTGGAAACCATGTTACAAGAGCACACAGTGCTTTAAACGCGGGTTGTGATTTGATATTAGCTTGCAATGATAGTGATGCGGCTATTTCAATCTTAGATGCGTTACCCATTGAAAAGGTTCAAGATAGTCGTGCAATATTGAAAATGCAACATCGTACTATGGGAGACTATTCTGCCCTAGATAAAAACAAAATTTGGCTAGAAAATAGTCATATATTGCAACAGTTTGCTGAGCGGCTCTAA
- the ycfP gene encoding alpha/beta hydrolase YcfP — translation MIIYLHGFDATSPGNHEKVMQLKFIDDDVRFVHYSTIHPKHDMSHILKEVHKHIQSSEDKSPLICGVGLGGYWSERIGFLCGIKQVMFNPNLHPEDNMVGKIEWPEEYLDIDTKCISDFRKRNSDNCLCILSTTDEMLDSLKSDHELSDYYPIIFDEKQGHKFRDISHHLKTIKQFKEKS, via the coding sequence ATGATCATTTATCTACACGGTTTTGATGCTACAAGTCCAGGAAACCATGAAAAAGTGATGCAATTAAAATTTATTGACGATGATGTACGTTTTGTACATTACAGCACCATTCATCCGAAACATGATATGAGCCATATTTTAAAAGAAGTACATAAACACATTCAGAGTAGCGAAGACAAATCGCCACTTATTTGTGGTGTGGGTTTAGGTGGTTACTGGAGTGAGCGTATTGGTTTTTTATGCGGGATTAAACAAGTGATGTTTAATCCTAATCTTCACCCAGAAGATAATATGGTTGGTAAAATAGAGTGGCCAGAAGAATACCTAGATATTGACACTAAGTGTATTAGTGATTTCCGCAAGCGAAATAGCGATAACTGCCTATGCATTCTTTCAACTACCGATGAAATGCTTGATTCTTTAAAAAGTGACCATGAGTTGTCTGATTATTATCCGATTATTTTTGATGAAAAACAGGGGCACAAATTTAGAGATATTTCACATCACCTCAAAACGATTAAACAATTCAAAGAAAAGTCGTAA